Genomic window (Fibrobacter sp. UWH6):
CTAATAAGTGGTAACCGATAACTTCGTCTACGATTCCGAGGGGAATCTCATCGAGGACAAATCCAAGAACCTCAAAATTTCCTATGATTGGAGAGGTATGCCGGTGGAATTCAGGATGGAAACGAGAGCAGACGATGGGTCTCAACCTACGCGTAGTTGCAGCAGGGACAGTGTCAGGGTGCTGATGGCATACGACGGCTCCGGCAGGCGCGTGTCCAAGACCCGTGAGCGCAAGGCGTGCATTTCCGAGACATCCTCTGGCGCGACATCCGAGCGAACATACGCCGCCGACTGGGAACGTGAACTCGTGACCCACTACACAGGCATCGGCACCGAGGTCCGCGAAAGTTTCCACAACGGCTCTCCCAGCGAAACAAAGGTTGTGGTGAACATGCCCCAGGGCCTCGGCCGCTACGGCGTGGAAGATGCCACGGATCCCTTCTATGGTGTCGACAAGATGCAACTCGCGGGATACATCCCCAGCGCAAAATTTGAATGGTTTCTCAAGAATCATCTCGGAAGCACTATGCTCGTATACGGAACCTCCGCCTACAACGACACCTATTTTTCTGGCTACAAGGGTGGTGTGCAGGCCGCCTACGATTACCGTGCATTCGGCGAGCAGGTCTCCCTCATGGAACCCGCCGATAAGGTGACGGAAACGTTTACAGGCAAGGAACGCGACGACGAGACCGAGCTGAATTACTTCGGCGCAAGATACCTGGATCCTATGCTCGGATTGTGGACAAGCGTGGACCCCAAGCGA
Coding sequences:
- a CDS encoding RHS repeat-associated core domain-containing protein, with protein sequence MVTDNFVYDSEGNLIEDKSKNLKISYDWRGMPVEFRMETRADDGSQPTRSCSRDSVRVLMAYDGSGRRVSKTRERKACISETSSGATSERTYAADWERELVTHYTGIGTEVRESFHNGSPSETKVVVNMPQGLGRYGVEDATDPFYGVDKMQLAGYIPSAKFEWFLKNHLGSTMLVYGTSAYNDTYFSGYKGGVQAAYDYRAFGEQVSLMEPADKVTETFTGKERDDETELNYFGARYLDPMLGLWTSVDPKRQFASPYLYAGNGVNPVNGVDDDGKAFNPFGLLVGVGTGVAASWDAQAEYRRVSGENYNPVTETIVGVVTYGAYVAAGAVGINGGLLKATLLGGLVGGLTSGGSTAFAEILGSEKLEGFDGDKVAEDFTKGFVTTAFGAMMGAGATELLGGAAPAGYVAPSSAEAIGGAVGGAAGFVLDQCTTSEWNKEFAE